The DNA segment AACCTCttgccccaccagggaagagGCTGGGCTGGAGCGGGGATGAGCCGGCATAAACTGGGCCTTCAGCAAGGGGGACACACGTTCTGGAAGGCTCCGTGGAAGAGGGGCTTgggtgggcagggaagggtgCGTACAGTGGCCGAGAAAGTGCCGAGGCTGGGCTGGGGTCGGTGGCAGCTGGGGAACCGCTGCCGTGAGGGGCAGAGAGCGCGGGGTCAGTGAACCCGTCCAGGGCTGGGCCATGGAGCCGCAGGAGGGGCGAAGCCCGCCAGGAGGGACCCACCTGTGCACACCGGCTTCGTACCCTGGGACCTGGTAAAGCGAGTCGCTTCGTTCCAGGAGCAGCAGTGCCAGCTGGCTGGCCAGGGCCCCGTCAGCAaactgggggagagagagagagagagactgcgcCCCACCCCCGGGAACACCTCTGCTCCGGACCTGGCTGGCTGCTGCCCTGGGGGCTTCTCTCGGCCCCAGTTCTGGGAGGGACAGGAGCCAGGCTGGGGctggtgtgagctgccctgtCTGCTGTGATGGACTGGCCCCTCGGCCACTGAGGAAGCTGGGGCCCTGTGGGTCCTAGCTCCAGCAGGCCCTCTGCTGCAGGGACAGAGGCCCCAGGAAGCGGGCTCACCTGTGTCACCGCCGAGAAGAACGCCCGGAGCAGGGTGGGCACGGCCTCAGCGCACTGGACCACCCGGGCGCAGCCGGCCAGGGGCTGCAGCAGCCGGTAGAGCGGCGTCAACCTGGGGACACATGGCCCAGCCCTGAGCACACGCCTGTTCCCTGTCCGCCTGGGGACCCGGCTCTGGGAGCGCCTGCTCTGCCCTCATCAGAGGCCACCCTGCGCATCTCCTAATGCACGGCCTGCTCCCTCTGTGGCCGCCCTGCTCCCGTGGCACACGGGAGGGCTGGAATGcggctgggggcaggaggccgTGGTCCAGTCCTGGCCCGCCACCCCTAGGCTGTGCTAagcctccctttccccacctGTGGCAAGGAGTGAGCACAGTGCCTACCCCACAGGGCGACAAGGACGGGATCAGGAAACTGAACGAGCAGACCACAAGCCAGGTGCCCAGGAAGCGCTTGGCCACGTGGCCGGCGCCTGTTGCGTGGGGGGTCACCAGAGCTGTCTCTCCAGGTCAGAAGGCACCAGGGAGCTCTCGTGTCCCACGTGGGGCCTGGGACGCCCGGCAGCGAGCCCTACCTCTCCACGGTCCCGCTGGCGTGGGCACGCAGCAGGTGCTGGAAAAGACCCTGCACCTGCGAGTCCCGGAGGGCCTCCAGGCAGCCGGGGGCCCTGATGGAGACGTCCCAGGGAGGCCTCTCAGATGCAGCCTGCAGCGACCTGCAAGCAGAGAGACTCCTGAGGCCGGGCTCGCATGTGGGCTCTGGCCCAGGCCAGAAGAAGCTGGACTCGGCCCCTGCCCTCGTGGTACCCACTGGCCAGGGAGAGACTAGAGTGGACGCCACCGTAACATCACTGTGCCCTGACCCAGCCAGGAGCTGCAGGATGACCCAAAAAGGCCTGGGGGCCGGGCCCCTGGGAGGCTGCGTGGCTGAGTGAAAGACAGGCTGGGCTCCGGGGCTGCCGTCAGGGCGGCGAAGAGGTGCAGAGACACTCTGCGTGGGAGACAGCAGGAGCGGCCGGGGGCAAGGAGGGACAGGGACAGGGCAGACACGGTCAGAACAGTGAGCAGCGGGGCCGGGCAGGGGCTCACCTGAGCTGCAGGTCCAAGGCTGCAGTCAGACAGGGCAGGTCCAGCAGCAGGTGGAGCATCTCCACGGCCGTCCCTGCGTCAACCAGCGATGGGAGCAGCGCCACGAAGTCAGAGGTGAGGGACGGGCTGTTCCAGGCCAGGAACTGTGGGGACAAGCAGCGCAGCTCTAGTGGGAGCCCGGAGGGCATGGCCAGCCCTGCCACCTCCTGTTTCACTGTGATCCAGGAGTTGGAAAATATGCCCTTCAACTTTCTTCCCCctcattctttttgcttctgcacTCACTTTTGTACCAACCATCTAAATCACTTTCCATTTATCATCGTTTATTTTCCTGATTAAAGAACTCAGTCTCTGATTTTGGAAAGGCCACGCAGTGACACGCCAATCACAAAAGACAcatcaggagttccctggtggcacagtggttgagaatccacctgccagtgcaggggacacgggttcaagccctggtctgggaagatgccacatgccgcagaggacctaagcccgtgtgccacaactactgagcctacacgccacaactactgagcctacacgcctagagctgtgctccacaatgagaagccaccacaatgagaagctcgtgcaccgcaacaaagaatagcccctgctcgccacaaccagagaaagcctgcgcgcagcaacgaagacccaatgcagccaaatacagaaaaaaaaaaaaccaaaaaaacccatcgAAGACAAAGGTGCCAAACAGCTGAACACACCCGGCAACGCTCCCCAGTGAAGAGATGCTAACCTGCACCAACTCTGCGAGCCCAGCCACCAAGCCAGGCCCGACCTCGCCTTCCTGAGGGCACGGGCGCCCCCAGCCCATGCCAGGACACTGCCCCAGGGGCCCTGCACACCCCAGGCCCCCAAGCCCCTGCTCTGGTTCATGGATGACCAAGCATGCCTTGAAGAGGTTGGGGAAGCTTGTCCTGAGAATGCCAAGGCTTCTGCCGAACAGAGGCAGGCTGTCCCTGCAGAACTGGACGAACTCGAAGGCCAGCATCGGACTGTGGAAGTGTTCAGCGGGGATCCTGGTGAAGAGGTGCTGGTAGACGGCTTCCGCATCCACTGCGGCGGCCTCCCCTGAAAGGCAGTGGGCTCCGTCAGGGCAGAAGGCCTTGGGTGCTGCCGGGGGCCCCCCGAACCTCGGGCCAAGCCTCCAGGGCCACACGTGTCTGCGGGACACCAAAGGCAGACACGTCCGCCCTTCGCAAGCACGGGAAGAGCCAGCTGAGCCGGATCCGGGTCTTCCCAGGTGTCTCTGGCCAGAGACCCACCCTCTGGTTACGCTACGGGGATCGTTCCTTGGAAGGGGCTGGTTTCACGGCACCTTCCAGGAAACTCTCGTGGCAAAGAGAGTTCAAGATCAACACAGACTTGGTAACGTTTTAACTTGCTACTTAAATCCATCTAAAAGTTCCCACCGTCAAAGTGCTAAGGGCTCATCAGATCAGTGCTGCTCTACAGGCGAAGGAAGGGGGCAGCGTGCAGGGGAAAGCCGCCCTCCCCGCGAGCGGGTCTGCTCCCACGGGAGGGCGGAGGCTCACCGTGGTGCAGGAAGAACTGGGCGACGGGCAGCAGCGCCCGCACCCAGGCTGGGTCCCCGCGCAGGCGCGTGTGCAGGGGCTTCAGGCAGGAGAGGGTGCGGTACAGGAAGGAGGGGTCCTGCTGGCAGAGCACGTCCAGCACCAGCACAGCCTCCACCAGACACTGCGGGGACCCGAGGAGGCCGCTCAGACAGAGCTGGGAGGgagcgcccgcccgcccgcccgcccgccgggcACTCACTGCTTTCTGCAGGTCTGAGTCTGCCTTCTTCAGGGctcctgggggagggaagaaagccACCTGGTCTCTGTGTCCCCATCAGAACAGCCGAACAAGAAGGTGCCCCGTGTTCTGGAAGCTGGAGGAGAGGCCGGGGAGCCCACAGCTGGGAGCGACCGCAGCACAGACACGAGGTGGGGACCGAGCGCCACGGGCCGCGGACAGGAAGGGTGGCCCTGGGACTCACGCCGGTTACTCTGCTCCAGCAGGCGCTGGCAGTACTCGAAGGCCTTCTCCCGCAGCCATTGCTGGGGCGGCAGCAGGTGTCCGGCGGTGGAGGCGGCCGAGAGCACGGACAGGGTGGAGCCTTCCAGCTCCGACTTGTCGTCTGGGAGAGAGAACGAGGGCTCAGGACAGAGAAGGACTCCGCAGGGTGCGAGGAGGGCTGCCGTCGCCGCCTGCCAAGGCCTGCGCCCTGTCCCGCCTGCTGCCACCCCAACGGGACGCGGTGGTGTAGATGAGCCCAGACCGTCTATAACTGCTAGTGGGCTCGCAGAGGAGGAAGAGTTTGGAGAAGCTGTTGCAACAGTCCTGTCGACATCTGGCTTCTCAGCACGTCTGGGAAAGGCCTGCTGGAGACCACAGGGCTCAGCCAACGTCGCCCAGGGGCCCAGCACGTCCTGCCTGCGTCCTACCTGCGTCCGGGGCGCTGGAGCCCCCAGGGCCGCTGTCCAGCAGCCAGGCCCGCAGCATGGAGAAGGCCTGCACGTTCAGCCACTGGTCCTCCGTGAAGCGCTGGCCCGTGGACAGCACCGTGAAGAAGTCCGTGGCCACTGCCCCGTCCACCTCGGTGACAGGGCCCAGCTGCAGGAGGCAAGGAAGGTCAGCCGGCGCTGCAGGGCCCAGGAAGGGCCAAGAACAGGCGGCATGGGGCGCGAGCCACCGCCCTGGCCGTCCACGCTCCTCCGGGACCACGggcaccccgcccccacccagggTGCGTGAGCGAAGGCACTTGAGCTGAAAACGCAGCCCTCGGTCAAATACGGTCCCTGCCCGCGTGTTCCGGGCCTCAACCCACAGAGCACGCCACAGGCTCGGGGGCTGTGACCCAAGGCACCCCCGCATGCCCGAGTGGAGCGAGGAGAGCGCGCTCGTTCTGGAACCAGGAAGGAGGAGCGGGTGGCGGCCTGCAGGCCAGGCCGGCTGAGGCAGCCTGGGGACACGGAGCTCCGAGTGCCCCAGCCTCACCTGCCGGGCTCTAGGCGTGGAGAAGAAGCCCCCGGAGGAGTGGGCGACCGCCTGCTGGACGCTGGCGTAGCGGAGCCAGTCCCCCAGCCGCTTGCTGAGCGCCCTGGTCTGCTCTGTGCAGGGCGGGGGTGACACCGCAGGAACCAAGTTAAGTCCCGCAGGCTCGCGCTGCCTGGGCTGCCGCAGGTCTTCCTAGGAACCAGCAGCAGCCCTGGCGGCCCCTCGCCCCCAGTGGCGGGATGTGTGCAGACCTTCACGGAGGGCGTCCGGGGCCAGGCTGGTGACCTTGGACACGATAGGGAGGAGGTGCCTCAGGCTGGGCCCCTCGGGCTGCCGGCTCTCCAGGACCTTGAGGACGCGCTGGGCCAAGCTCCTGACCTGCTGTTGGTCACCCTGCAAACCCCACAGCAGAACGTGTTCCTGCGCGTCACGAATGCCACCTGGTTCGGGCGTCCGGAACGTCACGAGGGCAGCCCCGGCCCTGCAGCCTGAATCAGCCTCACAGCCCTGGCTCATCCCCCCACCCGGAATGGGGGCGGAGCGGGGAGGGCTGCTGGGTGACAAGGGCCCAGCCGAGCCTGCCCGCCCCACGGGGAGCACGCGGCCTGCCGGTTCATCGAGGCCCCAGGGCCACCAAGGGCAGGGTGGCGGCAGTCACGTTACCTgggccaagagcacagaggccACGAGGCCCAGCTGCCGCGTGTTCTGGATGTGGTCGCAGGAGAGGCTCAGGCTGTCGCAGGGCGACATCTCTCTCAGGACAGCGGCGCAGAGCAGCTGGAGCTGCTCGGGGCAGGTAGGCGAGCAGAGGGTGGTCTGCAGCAGTGCCAGGCACGGCCTCTccagcctggggggagggggcgtgtCACCCCCCCGGGGCCGGGCCAGGCAGCGCCCCCCACCCCGCGATGCCCCAGGGACGCGTGCGCTCACCTCCTGTTGTATTTCGTGGCCGAGACGATGAGGAAGAGCCTCCGCAGGGCGTCCGGGGCGTCGGGACCCCAGTCCTCCTCTCGCAGTAGCGCACAGACCCGGGCACAGAGCCTCCCCAGCTCCTCGTCCCGGAGCTCCCTAAACAAAGACGACGGCGTCGGCAACCCGGCGACGAGGGACCCGGAAACGCCGCCCTGAGCTGTGACAGGACGGCTCTCGGGCTGGGGACCGGCCCTGCTGAGCAGAGAACAAGCCAGGTGTCGCGGAGGAAGGTGGTTCCAGCACCACCGGGCCTCTTGTGACGAACCCGCTGACTGGGTACCCGGCCTGGGTCCTTGCTCCCCCCACCAGGCGGGGGACCCTCGCTCCAGCAGTTACTACGGCAAACCACGCGTTCGGGTTGTTATTCCAGGACCAGAAGCACAAACCGATTGGTTTACGAGTCAAAAGTAAGGGGGGTTTAGTCTGAAACCAGTTGCTTTTCAAAAGATTCCTTCAGTGAGCCTTTAACTTCTGGGaacaagaattaaatgaaaggTCAAATGTTATGACACATTACTCTAATACTTAATTGAAAAATCTATCTATTGAGCACTTGTAACAGGTAAGATGCTGAAGCAAGCCTCAAAACAAAGCCTGGTTCTAGGCTTACTCCAGCcccagaggcaagaaaaagcaaCGTGGCCCCAAGCCACCGCGCTGGGAGCTGCTGGGGGGCTCTTGGCAGGGCCCTTACACAGCTGGGCCCCCGCCGCGGGTCCCCGAAGACCACCAAGTCCACTCTGCTCGAGCTCGGGGTCTGCGATTCTGACCTGAGAGAGACGGCGCATCCCCAGGCTGTGGGGCTGAGGAGAATGTCCGAGCACCCCGTGGGCTGGGGGTCCCGGGCGGCGGCTTGGGTTTCCCGTTCTCACCTGAAGGCTGGCAGACAAATCCCAATGGCTTCCCCACCACGCCTCGCCTCCCACCCCCGTttccattttttcacttaatcTGGCCAGAGTGGGATTCAGCCACCTACAAACACAAGCAAAGGCGCGTGTGGACGAGGAGGGAGGAGACTGAGTTGAGAGGCCGGGTCCAGGTCTGCTGCTCGCCGCGGCGACGGCCGAGGGAGAAGCTGCCACGCGTCCCGCAGTCAGTCATAACTGAGGCTCCTTCCCAGAACGGTGGTGCCCCTCGCCCGTACCCCAGATTAGTCCCTTCCAATGTATTCTCCAAGTCACCGGATTCTTTCTAAAAGGCAGTCTGCCTACACCGGTCAGTAGCTCTCCACTGCTTTCAGACCCAACCCCCAGGTGCGAGCGCAGCTCACAAGGCCGGCTCCTCCCGTTTCTCCTGCTTCCGCCCCTGGCACGGACCCTCTGCCTGAAACGCTCCCGACTGCTTCCCTCGCTGGCTGACGCACTCTGAGCTTCTGTTTAGTTGTCTTGTCCTTCAGGAAACCTCCCCTGGCCTTGCTGCTCCCCCCGACCCCAACCCAAGTCCCACTCTCTTCACTTGTTCTGCAGTTCACAAGTCATGCTTCTGATAACTTTCCCCAGCCTTGCTTTCCATCTCtgaaaaatacagagagaaactAAAATTTACTCCGAATCCTAACTCCCAAACTTTAGTAATCTGTTTTAAAGTCCCACCAAGAATCACCggcttaattaaagaaaaatagtgaaAACTAGTAAGACTCAACTGATAGTTATTAACTTTCCTCAAATCCCAACAGAGAGGAATTCCCACCCAcccaagacagaaagacagagaaataggAATTAAATAGTGagggctgttccttctgcctttcAGTCTATACATTTCTGACCTTGAACAGAAGATGAGCTGGATGTTCTGAGTGGGTCTCAGTTCTCACGCGTCCCCTGGCAAGACCTCTAGGCTAGTAAGCATGTCGCATGCTGAGTGAGATGCCAGCGCTTGAAGATAATCTGTTTTCAGGGAGAGGAGAGCAAGGTGGCAGAGTAGGACACAGAGCTCACGGCCCACCACGAACACATGAAAAATACTGGAGACTGGcaaactggagactggcagagaCTCCTGTGCAACCAAGGCTGTGAGAAAGATGCGAACGGACtcgggaaggaagggaagaaaagcgaTCACATCGGGGCtcgtgcccctgggaggggacacagaggaggagggggacgGCATGGGCTTGGAGCTCCTCCTTGGGGAGTGAGTGGTTCAGACCACATATTGGGGCACCCCAGCCTTGAGGATCCACACCGAGAGAATGAGTCACCATGGCTGGcttgaaaaccagtgggactaACGGCAGGTCTGTAAGAAGCCTAGACTCCACTCGTGAGGCGTGGGCGCCGGCTTGCTTACTCCTGGAATAAGGCGGAGGAAGCAGATGAAGGCTGCCCGGGGCTCTGGGGGTTTGCCCGGGAtcgccccagccccgccccagcaCCCGCCCCCGCCCTAGCacacggccccgcccccgccccccgcccgagCTGAGCACCTGCTCCGgcccctcttgctccagcactgcttCCCCTTTGGGGGCAAAGATGCCGctgctgggagcagggagagcgCACACTTGGAACAGAACCAGCTTGGACCCGACCCTCAGGACAGCTGCTCCAGCAAACTGGGACCCGCCCTGACAGGGCAGTCACGGCCACTGAACAGACAAGAAGCTCcagctcacacctggctctggctccaGCCCCTTTACATCTCCAGCCACACCCCCTACCAAGGCGACAGCTGCCAGCACAGCCCGGGGGAAGACATGACTCTTGCCCACTTCAGCTCCAGCTCTCCCAGCAAAGTCAACGGGCACATGCAGACCGTACAGGGACGCTCCCACACGGGGACATGCCTTAAAGACTGGGATAGGTAGCTGCTTCACCTaatttcacagagacagaaaaagccaagcaaaatgagaagacaggggaatttgtttcaaatgaaagaacaagaaaaaaaaaatgaaaaaaaaaaacaaccaatggAACAGAggtaaataatttaccagataaagagttgaaagcattagtaataagaacgCTACTTGAACtaggaaaaagaacagataaacaTGGGACattcctggtggcccagtggttaagaatccgcctgccagtgcaggggacacaggttcgagccctggtccaaaacagagcaactaagcccgttcaccacaactactaagcctgcactctagagcctgcgtgccacaactacttaagcccacgcgcctggagcccatgctgcacaacaagagaagccgccgcaaagagaagcctgtgcactgcaacgaagagtagctcccctcgctgcaactagaatgcctgcgcacagcaacgaagacccaatgcagccaaaaataaagaactaaataaaaggatccacctgccaatgcaggggacacgggttcgagccctgatccaggaatattccacatgccacagagcaactaagcccatgcgccacaactactgagcctgcgttctagagcccgagccacaactactgagcccacgtgccacaactactgagcccgcatgccacaaccactgaagcccgcatgcctagagccggtgctccgcaacaagagaagccaccgcaatgagaagcccgcgcaccacaatgaacagtagaccccgctcgccgcaactagagaaagcccgcgtgcagcaacaaagacccaacacagtcaaaaataaataaataaaaaattaataaattaaaaaaaaaagaaaaacacattaaaaaaaatgaggacagtttaagacaTCTCTGGAACATTGT comes from the Delphinus delphis chromosome 15, mDelDel1.2, whole genome shotgun sequence genome and includes:
- the AP5Z1 gene encoding AP-5 complex subunit zeta-1, which gives rise to MFTTGAESLLRQARELRDEELGRLCARVCALLREEDWGPDAPDALRRLFLIVSATKYNRRLERPCLALLQTTLCSPTCPEQLQLLCAAVLREMSPCDSLSLSCDHIQNTRQLGLVASVLLAQGDQQQVRSLAQRVLKVLESRQPEGPSLRHLLPIVSKVTSLAPDALREEQTRALSKRLGDWLRYASVQQAVAHSSGGFFSTPRARQLGPVTEVDGAVATDFFTVLSTGQRFTEDQWLNVQAFSMLRAWLLDSGPGGSSAPDADDKSELEGSTLSVLSAASTAGHLLPPQQWLREKAFEYCQRLLEQSNRRALKKADSDLQKACLVEAVLVLDVLCQQDPSFLYRTLSCLKPLHTRLRGDPAWVRALLPVAQFFLHHGEAAAVDAEAVYQHLFTRIPAEHFHSPMLAFEFVQFCRDSLPLFGRSLGILRTSFPNLFKFLAWNSPSLTSDFVALLPSLVDAGTAVEMLHLLLDLPCLTAALDLQLRSLQAASERPPWDVSIRAPGCLEALRDSQVQGLFQHLLRAHASGTVERLTPLYRLLQPLAGCARVVQCAEAVPTLLRAFFSAVTQFADGALASQLALLLLERSDSLYQVPGYEAGVHRVLSSQFPALCKLHPPLVVEQAKELLEFVGGPRSGGHVLTSVVWAIGEYLSVSWDRRCTVEQINNFFEALEALLFEVTQSRPSTTLPKCPPQVITVLMTTLTKLASRSQDLIPRVSLLLSKMRTLAQSAATGSTPGEEGVGAIHTRATELLNLLKMPSVAQFVFTPSVEVSEPRYHRDTNTALPLVLRTVSRLVEREAGLLPG